The Chloroherpetonaceae bacterium genome window below encodes:
- a CDS encoding site-2 protease family protein: protein MDHTQENKDSEQFGSDSENRINTNLPYTTALNEPTNFIVLTAEEQRIERLKKPFWQRIDEQKYWLHITLFLITILTTSISGAFWVNKEVDFRVETWENILYGLPYSICLLLILTSHEFGHFFATVHHAVRASLPFFIPMPPIPILLNIGTFGAMIRTRERIHDSDSLFDIGVYGPLAGFVVAFFILLLGFISIPSIDYIYQIHPEYRSLGGIPELSGSILVGKNLLYWILEKIFYSEDLPPMTEMYHYPLLFAGWLGCFVTALNLLPIGQLDGGHIIYAMFGEKKQEQIAKVFLVIIIVLGLPSFLELISALGFYAFDIPFNGFEYPFWVREYSWASWMIWALILYRFIGIKHPPVLIEKPLNTNRMIIGWVSIVVFILCFTPVPFSQVP, encoded by the coding sequence ATGGACCATACGCAAGAAAATAAAGATTCAGAACAATTTGGTAGTGACTCTGAAAATAGGATAAACACCAATTTGCCATACACAACCGCCTTGAATGAACCAACAAATTTTATAGTTCTAACCGCAGAAGAACAGCGAATTGAACGACTGAAGAAACCATTTTGGCAAAGAATCGACGAGCAAAAATATTGGCTTCATATCACGCTTTTCCTCATAACCATCCTAACGACATCGATTTCCGGCGCGTTTTGGGTTAATAAAGAAGTTGATTTTAGAGTTGAAACTTGGGAGAACATTCTATATGGCCTTCCATATAGCATTTGTTTACTATTGATTTTAACCTCTCATGAATTTGGACATTTCTTCGCAACTGTTCATCATGCGGTAAGAGCGTCGTTGCCTTTTTTTATCCCAATGCCACCTATACCGATTCTCTTGAACATTGGTACCTTTGGCGCGATGATTCGTACTCGAGAAAGAATTCATGACTCTGATAGCCTTTTCGATATTGGCGTCTATGGCCCACTTGCAGGATTTGTGGTTGCTTTCTTCATACTCTTACTTGGCTTTATAAGCATCCCATCAATCGATTATATCTACCAAATCCATCCTGAATACCGCTCTCTCGGTGGAATTCCAGAACTCTCAGGATCTATTTTGGTAGGTAAAAATTTATTGTACTGGATTTTAGAAAAAATTTTCTATAGTGAAGATTTACCTCCAATGACTGAAATGTACCATTATCCTTTACTCTTTGCCGGTTGGCTTGGATGCTTTGTAACAGCGTTGAATTTACTACCAATTGGACAGCTTGATGGGGGACATATCATCTATGCAATGTTTGGTGAAAAAAAGCAAGAGCAAATTGCCAAAGTCTTTTTGGTAATTATTATTGTTTTAGGGCTTCCATCTTTTTTAGAACTTATTTCCGCGCTCGGGTTTTATGCTTTTGACATCCCTTTTAATGGATTTGAATATCCTTTTTGGGTAAGGGAATATTCTTGGGCCAGTTGGATGATTTGGGCATTGATTTTATATCGCTTTATAGGTATTAAACACCCACCTGTCTTAATTGAGAAGCCACTGAATACAAATCGAATGATTATTGGGTGGGTCAGTATTGTTGTTTTTATTCTTTGTTTTACTCCAGTTCCTTTTTCTCAAGTGCCATAA
- the folP gene encoding dihydropteroate synthase has product MIWNCRDYQVDLRNPIVMGILNITPDSFSDGGKFFRSGSDEGSYEIDVNQVLDIAHQMIQDGAQIIDVGGESTKPGAKPIDTKEELNRVLPVITALANEVSIPISVDTSKAEVAEKALIAGAAIVNDISGFRNDSQMSNVCFSYNAGVVLMHSTELPKEMKWSYEISQDAMNIISNVKSGLALSLTLAAQIEKNRIVLDPGFGFSKSTESNFRILKGLRSLSDLGFPLLIGLSRKSFLGSAISVKPFDIPPSERDYATTAAHFFALQQGVKIIRSHHVKAANDAIKVFRKLNEVTLT; this is encoded by the coding sequence ATGATTTGGAACTGTCGAGATTACCAAGTTGATCTTCGTAACCCAATTGTAATGGGAATTTTGAATATAACGCCCGATTCATTTTCAGACGGTGGAAAATTTTTCAGAAGTGGTAGTGACGAGGGTTCTTACGAAATTGATGTAAACCAAGTGCTTGATATTGCTCATCAAATGATTCAGGATGGAGCACAAATTATAGATGTTGGTGGGGAATCGACAAAGCCGGGAGCAAAGCCGATAGATACCAAAGAAGAGTTAAATCGGGTATTACCCGTAATTACCGCTTTGGCGAATGAGGTGTCGATACCGATTTCAGTTGATACATCCAAAGCAGAGGTAGCAGAAAAAGCATTAATTGCGGGTGCTGCAATCGTCAATGACATCTCTGGTTTTCGAAATGATTCTCAAATGTCAAATGTTTGTTTTTCATATAATGCAGGCGTTGTTTTAATGCACAGCACCGAGCTCCCGAAAGAAATGAAATGGAGTTATGAAATTTCTCAAGATGCTATGAACATCATTTCGAATGTGAAATCAGGACTTGCGTTATCGTTGACTCTTGCCGCTCAAATTGAAAAAAATCGAATCGTGCTTGATCCGGGGTTCGGGTTTTCAAAATCAACTGAATCAAACTTTCGAATTCTTAAAGGGCTTAGGTCTCTGAGTGATTTAGGATTTCCACTTCTGATTGGTCTTTCAAGAAAATCGTTTTTGGGAAGTGCAATTTCAGTTAAGCCGTTCGATATTCCTCCAAGTGAGCGAGACTATGCCACAACAGCAGCACATTTTTTCGCTTTGCAACAAGGCGTTAAAATTATAAGGTCACATCATGTTAAAGCAGCAAATGATGCAATCAAAGTATTTCGTAAGTTGAATGAAGTTACTTTGACTTGA
- the cdaA gene encoding diadenylate cyclase CdaA, which produces MIPFEFSNVELFNVLFIRFTLLDLADVLIVGFLFYKLYDYLRGTVAAQIFVGLILTLIASAISTFFNLTTLSWIFEKLASVWLIIVVILFQPEIRRFLLFLGQSRLFGRLFQGDNEDIVNIVTAAVSELSDKHYGALLVFVRNVGLKIYIETGEKMNAEMSKRLIASLFYPNTPLHDGAVIINGKKIEAARCVLPLTQNEMISGNFGMRHRAALGITEISDAFVIVISEETGRISIAENGKLTSGLSLPELKMKLAEAISPRTFRKNKRPPNEQAPPMTEIKKVPNYGTF; this is translated from the coding sequence GTGATCCCGTTCGAATTTAGCAATGTAGAGCTTTTTAATGTGCTCTTCATCCGCTTTACGCTGCTCGATTTGGCCGATGTGCTAATCGTGGGTTTTTTATTTTATAAACTTTATGATTACTTGCGAGGCACGGTTGCAGCGCAAATCTTTGTTGGTCTTATTCTCACCTTAATTGCTTCCGCGATTTCAACCTTTTTTAACCTCACCACACTCAGTTGGATATTTGAAAAACTTGCAAGCGTTTGGTTGATTATCGTTGTTATTTTGTTTCAACCTGAAATCCGACGTTTTCTTCTTTTTCTTGGGCAGAGTAGGCTTTTCGGTCGATTATTTCAAGGCGACAATGAAGACATCGTAAACATTGTTACCGCGGCTGTTAGTGAGCTTTCTGATAAGCATTATGGTGCGCTTTTGGTTTTTGTAAGAAATGTTGGGCTAAAGATTTATATAGAAACGGGAGAAAAGATGAATGCTGAAATGTCAAAACGGTTGATTGCATCCCTTTTTTATCCCAACACGCCCCTTCATGATGGGGCTGTAATTATCAATGGAAAAAAAATTGAAGCTGCCCGATGCGTTCTTCCCTTAACTCAAAATGAAATGATTTCAGGAAATTTTGGGATGAGGCATCGCGCGGCCTTGGGGATAACTGAAATTTCTGATGCTTTTGTGATAGTTATTTCTGAAGAAACAGGAAGAATTTCAATTGCAGAGAATGGGAAACTCACAAGCGGATTATCTTTACCTGAGCTAAAAATGAAATTAGCGGAAGCGATTTCACCGAGAACTTTTCGGAAAAATAAGAGACCTCCAAATGAGCAGGCCCCTCCGATGACAGAAATAAAAAAAGTCCCGAATTACGGGACTTTCTAA
- a CDS encoding RNA-binding protein, translating into MSTKLYVGNLNYKTTEDTLKEVFSQKGEVKSVKIILGKGFGFVEYQSEDEANRAKAELNNFPVDGRPIKVNEARQKEMGSGGPGGGGGGFRRERPSGGGSRREGGNYGDSDRRF; encoded by the coding sequence ATGTCTACCAAACTTTACGTTGGCAATCTTAATTACAAAACGACTGAAGACACCTTGAAGGAAGTCTTTTCACAAAAAGGCGAAGTCAAATCAGTTAAAATCATTCTTGGCAAAGGATTTGGATTCGTTGAATACCAATCTGAAGACGAAGCGAACCGTGCAAAAGCCGAACTTAACAATTTCCCTGTGGACGGAAGACCCATCAAGGTCAATGAAGCCCGTCAAAAGGAAATGGGTTCAGGTGGTCCGGGTGGCGGTGGCGGCGGATTTCGTCGTGAGCGTCCTTCGGGTGGTGGATCACGACGCGAGGGTGGAAATTACGGCGATAGCGATAGACGCTTCTAA
- the queC gene encoding 7-cyano-7-deazaguanine synthase QueC, translated as MNKAVVLLSGGMDSLVSLAIALDQSLKVAALHLNYGQRTEHRELKAFDDICSYFTIHEKLVINATHLSQIGGSSLTDKKIEVSKADLTYTGIPSSYVPFRNANILSMSVSWAEVIGAKKIFIGAVEEDSSGYPDCRKEFYQAFNAMIKTGTKPGTSIEIVTPVIEMKKWEIVEKGAQLEVPFELSWSCYQSEEEACGICDSCALRLRGFEQAGIRDPIPYKNRPNYL; from the coding sequence ATGAATAAAGCAGTTGTTTTATTGAGTGGTGGAATGGATAGCTTGGTTTCTTTAGCAATTGCTTTAGACCAAAGCCTTAAAGTTGCGGCCTTACACTTGAATTACGGTCAGCGTACTGAACACCGAGAGCTTAAAGCTTTTGATGACATTTGCTCTTACTTTACTATTCATGAAAAACTTGTAATAAATGCCACTCATCTTTCACAAATTGGTGGGTCTTCCTTAACAGACAAAAAAATTGAAGTCAGTAAAGCTGATCTTACCTACACAGGAATTCCATCCTCTTATGTGCCTTTCAGAAATGCAAATATTCTTTCGATGTCGGTCAGTTGGGCTGAAGTTATCGGCGCAAAAAAAATTTTTATCGGAGCTGTTGAAGAAGACTCATCCGGCTACCCCGATTGCCGAAAAGAATTTTATCAAGCATTTAATGCAATGATTAAAACCGGTACAAAACCCGGTACTTCAATTGAAATTGTGACCCCCGTAATTGAGATGAAAAAATGGGAAATTGTTGAGAAAGGCGCACAATTGGAAGTGCCTTTTGAACTCTCTTGGTCATGCTACCAATCCGAAGAAGAAGCTTGCGGCATCTGTGACAGTTGTGCCCTACGATTAAGAGGTTTCGAACAAGCGGGTATTCGAGATCCAATTCCTTATAAAAATAGACCAAATTATTTGTGA
- the serS gene encoding serine--tRNA ligase codes for MIDIKLLRENPSKIKDILKARQQQKDVEKVDLILELDKNRRALIAESDQLKSERNTASEEIAKIKKAKGDATLLIAKMKGVSDRITELDIELKSIESKQEEELLYFPNILHASVPVGKDSSENQIYREHKGSLLELTFTPKDHLSLGKHLGILDFERGAKIAGAGFPVYLGKGATLERALINFMLNTHIGKNDYKEVFPPFFVNLQSMRGTGQFPKFIGQSYHVGYDESGKYEEGGFNLFAIPTAEVPITNLHRDEVLKSSQLPIRYAGYSACFRSEAGSYGKDVKGFLRVHQFNKVELVKFVTPETSYEELESLLRDAESIVESLKLRYRTLLLCSGDIGSNAAKCYDIEVWSPAENRYLEASSCSNFEDFQARRANIRFKRDEKSKPEFVHTLNGSGLATSRLMVAILENYQTPEGNVIVPEVLRPYTGFDLITP; via the coding sequence GTGATAGATATCAAACTACTTCGAGAAAATCCCTCAAAAATTAAAGATATCCTTAAGGCAAGACAACAACAAAAAGATGTTGAAAAAGTCGATTTAATCCTTGAACTTGATAAGAATCGACGTGCTTTGATAGCTGAAAGTGATCAATTGAAATCGGAAAGAAATACTGCCAGTGAGGAAATCGCTAAAATAAAAAAAGCAAAAGGTGATGCCACACTTCTCATTGCAAAAATGAAAGGAGTTTCAGATCGAATAACCGAATTAGACATTGAATTGAAGTCAATAGAGTCAAAACAAGAAGAAGAACTGCTTTATTTCCCAAATATTCTCCACGCAAGTGTTCCCGTGGGAAAAGACTCTTCTGAAAATCAAATTTATCGTGAGCATAAAGGAAGTTTACTTGAACTGACTTTCACTCCAAAAGATCATCTCTCACTCGGGAAACACCTTGGTATTCTTGACTTCGAACGCGGTGCAAAAATCGCAGGTGCTGGATTTCCTGTCTATCTCGGGAAGGGGGCAACCTTAGAAAGAGCCCTAATTAACTTTATGCTTAACACACATATTGGCAAAAACGATTACAAAGAAGTCTTTCCACCCTTTTTCGTTAATCTCCAATCAATGCGTGGCACAGGACAGTTTCCAAAATTCATCGGGCAGAGTTATCATGTTGGTTATGATGAATCCGGAAAATATGAAGAAGGCGGGTTTAATCTTTTTGCAATTCCAACCGCTGAAGTTCCGATTACTAACCTGCATCGTGATGAAGTGCTAAAATCATCACAACTGCCCATACGATACGCTGGATATTCCGCGTGTTTCCGAAGCGAAGCGGGCAGTTATGGAAAAGATGTAAAGGGCTTTTTAAGAGTCCATCAATTCAATAAAGTTGAATTGGTCAAATTTGTGACTCCGGAAACCTCATACGAGGAACTCGAATCTCTTCTTCGCGATGCCGAGTCAATTGTAGAGTCTCTTAAACTCCGTTATCGCACACTTCTTCTCTGCTCTGGCGATATAGGCTCAAATGCTGCCAAATGCTATGATATCGAAGTATGGTCGCCGGCAGAAAACCGATACCTTGAAGCTTCAAGTTGCTCAAACTTTGAAGACTTTCAAGCAAGAAGAGCAAATATCCGTTTCAAACGAGATGAAAAATCAAAGCCTGAGTTTGTTCATACCCTCAATGGTTCGGGTTTAGCGACCTCACGATTAATGGTTGCCATATTAGAAAATTATCAAACCCCAGAAGGAAATGTTATTGTTCCGGAAGTGCTTCGCCCTTATACCGGATTTGACCTTATCACGCCTTAA